A region from the Pelobates fuscus isolate aPelFus1 chromosome 3, aPelFus1.pri, whole genome shotgun sequence genome encodes:
- the TAF3 gene encoding transcription initiation factor TFIID subunit 3 isoform X3: MQVPLEEEEEEEMEDDEIVNDENYLSKRPLSSPENMEMPFAKRPRLANIKGDVLDGNLEPREPLSSINTQKVPPISPTPIQDNIDLAHSSEPLTLPPVSKSQPPPSKPLESKALNSKSKSKGGSPGQKIKSPKSTPVAAVLGSPMRSPKSGPKEKKSPGRAKSPKSPKGPAAVPVKAETPVRTPLAALSEKIGKENIQIKQTLAPLDTEKLNPETPSKKPSVTDNTIEDSIDAVVARACAEQELDPFEFSSGSESEDEVFTSPKRLTISEPATPKVSSSSSSLAKPGSNPAPPSGGASSSDISWTMDDSINEVIRKVNQETPSNIPGNPQCFSSPSASPPTPEPLLKIFEDKAKLASPVEVKKKAKKEVKAKMKKKDKEKIKEKDKDKERTKDKNKEKNKEKEKDKDGGKESKSLWKDAIRDDETEMQRFKLKDFNDPEVKSKQKENSGKKDKEKHKDKKKDKGKKDKEKKDKGKDKDKNKEDKLKTSAPILLTPKEIALPTISTPSSVRLPSLLSTMSPLLPEKLFEDKEKPKEKDKKKEKKEKKKKKDKEKAKEKDKKEKDKKEKDKDKHKHEKQVKTELSIPAPSPVIPRLTLRVGAGQDTIVISKVVPTPDGKQSAPLALPKSPPPAPSPAPAPVVIPPPPVKAPPVPAAPSPAPKPAPPPAAAGNTSNSKTPVRSVVTETVSVYVIRDEMGNQIWICPGCNKPDDGSPMIGCDGCDDWYHWPCVGIKAEPTEDEWLCKKCDTKKRDKKHKKRKHKAH, encoded by the exons ATGCAAGTACCactggaagaagaagaagaagaagagatggAAGATGATGAAATTGTAAACGATGAAAACTATTTAAGTAAAAGACCATTAAGTAGTCCAGAGAACATGGAAATGCCTTTTGCAAAACGCCCACGGTTGGCAAATATTAAAGGAGATGTTTTAGATGGTAATCTGGAACCACGAGAGCCACTTAGTTCAATAAACACACAGAAAGTTCCCCCTATTTCACCTACTCCTATACAGGACAATATAGATCTGGCTCACTCTTCAGAACCACTAACCTTGCCTCCAGTTTCAAAATCTCAGCCTCCTCCTTCAAAACCATTAGAATCGAAAGCATTGAACTCCAAATCAAAATCAAAAGGTGGCTCACCAGGGCAGAAAATTAAATCACCCAAATCTACCCCAGTGGCTGCTGTGCTCGGTAGCCCCATGCGTTCACCTAAAAGTGGCCCAAAAGAGAAGAAATCTCCTGGACGTGCCAAGAGTCCCAAGAGCCCCAAAGGTCCTGCAGCTGTACCTGTTAAGGCAGAAACACCAGTCCGGACGCCTTTAGCTGCATTGAGTGAAAAGATTGGAAAGGAGAATATACAGATAAAGCAGACTTTAGCCCCACTTGACACTGAGAAATTGAACCCTGAGACTCCATCAAAAAAACCTTCAGTGACTGATAATACTATTGAAGACTCAATTGACGCTGTAGTTGCTCGTGCCTGTGCAGAGCAAGAACTTGACCCATTTGAGTTTTCCTCTGGTTCAGAGTCAGAAGATGAAGTTTTTACAAGCCCAAAAAGACTTACAATATCAGAGCCTGCCACTCCTAAGGTTTCATCTTCTAGCAGCAGCCTTGCAAAGCCTGGAAGTAATCCAGCACCTCCTTCTGGTGGTGCATCAAGTTCTGATATTTCATGGACAATGGATGACTCCATAAATGAGGTAATTAGAAAAGTTAACCAAGAAACACCATCAAATATACCTGGCAATCCTCAATGCTTCTCTTCTCCTTCTGCCTCACCACCTACTCCAGAGCCCCTTCTAAAAATCTTTGAGGACAAAGCAAAACTAGCTTCTCCAGTGGAAGTGAAGAAAAAGGCAAAGAAGGAAGTGAAGGCTAAGATGAAGAAAAAGGACAAAGAAAAGATCAAAGAGAAAGACAAGGACAAAGAAAGGACTAAGGACAAAAATAAGGAGAAAAacaaagagaaggaaaaagataAAGATGGGGGCAAAGAGTCAAAAAGTTTGTGGAAGGACGCAATCCGGGATGATGAGACAGAGATGCAAAGATTTAAGCTCAAAGATTTTAATGATCCAGAGGTAAAATCGAAACAGAAAGAAAATTCTGGAAAGAAAGACAAAGAGAAGCataaagataaaaagaaagaTAAGGGTAAGAAGGACAAGGAAAAGAAAGACAAAGGAAAGGATAAGGATAAGAATAAGGAAGACAAGCTGAAAACGTCTGCTCCTATTTTGTTAACGCCTAAGGAAATTGCACTACCCACAATTAGCACCCCCAGCTCAGTCAGACTGCCATCTTTACTTTCTACCATGTCACCGCTTCTCCCTGAAAAACTATTCGAGGATAAAGAGAAACCTAAGGAGAAggacaagaaaaaggaaaagaaggagaagaagaagaaaaaagataaAGAGAAGGCAAAGGAGAAGGATAAAAAAGAAAAGGACAAGAAGGAGAAGGACAAAGACAAGCATAAGCATGAGAAA caGGTTAAAACAGAGCTATCCATTCCTGCTCCTTCACCGGTAATCCCTAGGCTGACGCTGAGGGTGGGTGCAGGTCAAGATACGAT agTCATCAGTAAAGTGGTGCCTACTCCAGATGGCAAACAATCTGCTCCACTAGCTCTGCCTAAATCTCCACCACCGGCCCCATCTCCTGCTCCCGCACCAGTTGTCATTCCTCCGCCTCCTGTTAAAGCTCCTCCAGTTCCTGCAGCTCCATCACCAGCTCCTAAACCTGCTCCtcctcctgctgctgctggaaataCTAGCAACTCTAAAACACCAGTCAGGAGTGTGGTTACGGAGACAGTCAGCGTTTATGTA